A single Salminus brasiliensis chromosome 20, fSalBra1.hap2, whole genome shotgun sequence DNA region contains:
- the edf1 gene encoding endothelial differentiation-related factor 1 homolog, which translates to MAESDWDTVTVLRKKGSAAQSKSKQAVTAAQRRGEEVETTKKWAAGQNKQHVVTKNTAKLDRETEELHHERVPLEVGKVIQMGRQAKGLTQKDLATKINEKPQVIADYECGKAIPNNQVMGKIERAIGLRLRGREIGQPFEPVFKKK; encoded by the exons ATGGCAGAGAGTGACTGGGACACAGTGACTGTGCTGAGGAAGAAGGGATCTGCGGCACAGTCCAAGTCCAAACAG GCTGTAACTGCTGCCCAGAGACGAGGAGAAGAAGTTGAGACTACAAAGAAGT GGGCCGCTGGTCAGAATAAGCAGCATGTTGTAACTAAGAACACCGCCAAACTAGACAGGGAAACAGAGGAGCTTCATCATGAAAGAGTGCCTCTGGAAGTGGGCAAAGTTATTCAGATGGGCAGACAAGCTAAGGGATTAACTCAGAAGGACCTGGCCACT AAAATTAATGAGAAACCCCAAGTCATTGCAGATTATGAATGTGGAAAAGCCATCCCCAACAATCAAGTAATGGGAAAGATTGAGAGAGCAATTG GACTTCGACTTCGTGGAAGGGAAATTGGGCAACCCTTTGAACCAGTGTTCAAGAAGAAATGA
- the LOC140541666 gene encoding putative uncharacterized protein BRD3OS, protein MTERCPLAEKAMSEGYARLRYRDTSLLIWQQQQLELEKAPPANYLSRSQSAWYSRNGNQAVVVRDRNTARDPESGSRVCSVM, encoded by the coding sequence ATGACAGAGAGATGTCCTTTAGCCGAGAAGGCCATGTCAGAGGGCTATGCTCGGCTCCGGTACAGAGACACGTCGCTGCTGAtctggcagcagcagcagctggagctTGAGAAGGCGCCGCCGGCCAACTACCTGAGCCGCAGCCAGAGCGCCTGGTACAGCCGCAACGGCAACCAGGCCGTCGTGGTACGGGACAGAAATACTGCGAGAGACCCCGAAAGTGGGTCCCGGGTTTGTTCTGTTATGTAA